A stretch of the Nakaseomyces glabratus chromosome L, complete sequence genome encodes the following:
- the TCB3 gene encoding Tcb3p (CAGL0L11440g~Ortholog(s) have lipid binding activity and role in endoplasmic reticulum membrane organization, regulation of phosphatidylinositol dephosphorylation), producing the protein MQSDPTQDPLGGKDTKKGNLTSQMQDTYKGGSTQPSAMDDAAPRGGVPESKIGEMYKPPEDVLVASAVANANQLPTANEEGAIGSVPLEQVHPRALRSAPSRDQNKFDTSIDGPGLIDKYGIAGGKKFDEVLDDNTPDNMYPWSHIGEFHSSGVGKPSNVSSKAVRAYLLEVFFNDLYFNTSTIMGTCFFSWLFAYIGFSWWSMIFIFFATGTVYNMEYNRFNRNIRDDLKRTTVHETISDRVEETLWLNSFLSKFWVIYMPVLSQQVKENVNPILAEVAPGYGIDALSIDEFTLGTKAPAIKGIRSYSKTSKDSFEIDISFAFTPNDESDMTPVEAREKINPRIALGVNLGKSIVSKKVTVLTEDINCSGNVRLMLKFGNIFPNIKTVSVQLLEPPMIDFVLKPIGGDTLGLDIMSFLPGLKSFVKNMINSIAGPMLFAPNHLDIDMEEIIAAQSNDASGVLAVTVISAKDLQTAADITSDVNPYVTFELDNPVSGTDEELVTNVKADTKSPTWNETKYLLVNNLQQKLHLKCYDHNGVLKDSMIGEAEIELDDLMQTSLLEHKTANLQVSNSYRGKITYSLHWFPSVNKAEEEDDDDDNNVTTSANAPNTNVDEDELEQEDNDSCVGIAKLVLHSAKNLDLSSSISGTLNPQAELLMDGQLIKTFRKVKRNNEPNWEESVEFLVPSQTDSKLTLKIWDDHKSHREFLCEYSGTASEIMDSLSMGASSLEASPQGYINVDLQWKSVPMSGLIKVTSNSLSDPIGVLKIFVRNAEINSSLSGIGDIDPYFSVSLNNVQRYRSKYQSENRSPTFNYMVYVPVTSDGQTITISLSDYQSVGSDRFIGSARVPVSKFAKRDKKTGRYQPYDKLDKSVKLDILDKRGGETDDFINASFAFIPAVPVYSPEEIANIEPLELELKEEKSKFEKEQEDLKQRMEKNPDDYEVVEVNDPFEDKQKKLGKKEKVPLQELLDNYAGVLTFQISEARLSDAPAYLEVAFDDISFPCFISKRSNSGNLDAQSANAFIRDLEYSKLYLRITTRRIVKSIDDIIAEAAFDTKELLHRGYGKPIELQVNDSKVTMTFLYNPITEELPCNERVQDTGYLNLNIISGSHLMAADRNGKSDPFVGIYINGKRVYKTHTEKKTLDPVWNEHCKIPIPSRSRSNVVMRVWDWDRAGSNDDLGYADINLSEMEINRTYDWELPLNTQGSVKLSATFNPGYVKPTLDEKDGGGLSDAPLKAIGGVSGNVADAAGNVAGIAGAGLGAAAGGLSKGGKLLKSLGQGRKSFDSHRSHKKSGIDDRTNEEIAKEAKERTERDMENKESGGPHLGIPKMKKPSMNGLSLGASHITSPFHHDHNTQDTPPQQMSETFGDHNTSSNQSTPGIERISTASTFARTLGPDAATTGTLKILSGDNLGRNIQIKVSLTQAGRIKYIYKTKKCKADNNGDIEFHEDVQFKASPEANIILGAVSVHTLGKDKEVGFGQVSLKDPSVHMGQPITVNVGEGHVTVLIDYYADQAPPVPEVPMEYRTE; encoded by the coding sequence ATGCAGAGTGATCCGACACAGGACCCGCTTGGTGGCAAGGATACCAAGAAGGGTAACCTGACATCGCAAATGCAGGACACTTATAAAGGCGGATCTACGCAGCCTAGCGCTATGGATGATGCCGCTCCCAGAGGTGGTGTCCCCGAGTCGAAAATTGGGGAAATGTACAAGCCACCAGAGGATGTATTAGTGGCATCAGCGGTCGCCAATGCTAACCAGCTGCCAACTGCCAATGAGGAAGGTGCCATTGGATCAGTTCCATTGGAGCAAGTACACCCTAGAGCTTTGCGTTCTGCGCCATCAAGAGaccaaaataaatttgataCATCTATTGATGGCCCTGGTTTAATTGACAAATATGGTATTGCAGGGGGTAAGAAATTCGACGAAGTGTTAGACGACAATACTCCGGATAACATGTATCCTTGGTCTCACATTGGTGAATTCCACTCATCTGGTGTCGGTAAACCTTCCAATGTCAGCTCAAAGGCTGTGAGGGCTTATCTTTTAGAAGTGTTCTTCAACGATCTCTATTTCAACACTTCTACAATCATGGGTACGTGCTTTTTCTCTTGGCTTTTTGCATACATCGGGTTCTCATGGTGGTCTatgatttttattttcttcgCAACAGGTACTGTTTACAACATGGAATACAATAGATTCAACAGAAACATTAGAGATGACTTGAAAAGAACCACCGTACATGAAACGATCTCTGATCGCGTTGAAGAAACTCTATGGTTAAATTCTTTCTTGTCGAAATTCTGGGTTATCTACATGCCTGTTTTGTCACAACAGGTGAAGGAAAACGTGAACCCAATATTGGCTGAAGTAGCTCCAGGTTATGGTATCGATGCACTATCTATCGACGAATTCACACTTGGTACGAAAGCGCCAGCCATTAAGGGTATTAGATCCTACAGTAAAACAAGTAAGGACTCCTTTGAGATTGATATATCATTCGCATTCACACCAAACGATGAATCTGATATGACACCTGTCGAGGCTAGGGAAAAAATCAATCCAAGAATTGCTCTGGGAGTCAACTTGGGTAAGAGTATAGTCTCTAAGAAGGTCACAGTGCTTACGGAAGATATAAATTGTTCCGGTAATGTTCGCTTGATGCTGAAATTTGGTAACATCTTTCCAAACATAAAGACTGTCTCAGTGCAATTACTTGAACCACCTATGATCGATTTTGTGTTGAAACCAATTGGTGGTGACACATTAGGTTTAGATATAATGTCATTTTTACCAGGGTTGAAGAGTTTTGTCAAGAATATGATCAACTCCATAGCTGGACCAATGCTGTTTGCTCCTAACCATCTGGATATCGATATGGAAGAAATTATTGCTGCACAATCGAACGATGCTTCTGGTGTTCTTGCTGTAACTGTCATTTCAGCAAAGGACCTACAAACCGCTGCTGATATTACAAGCGACGTCAATCCATATGTAACATTTGAATTAGACAATCCTGTTAGTGGAACCGATGAAGAGCTTGTTACTAATGTCAAGGCTGACACTAAGTCACCAACGTGGAatgaaacaaaatatttattggtCAATAACCTACAGCAAAAATTACATCTAAAATGTTATGATCATAACGGTGTATTGAAGGATTCTATGATCGGTGAAGCTGAGATTGAGCTAGATGACTTGATGCAAACCAGTCTACTGGAACATAAAACAGCTAATCTGCAGGTCTCAAACTCCTACCGTGGTAAGATTACATACTCCCTTCATTGGTTCCCATCTGTCAACAaagctgaagaagaagatgatgacgacGATAACAATGTTACCACTAGTGCCAATGCTCCAAACACTAACGTGGATGAGGATGAGTTGGAACAAGAGGATAATGATAGCTGTGTGGGAATTGCCAAACTTGTCTTACATTCTGCAAAGAATCTTGATCTTTCCTCCTCTATATCAGGTACGTTGAATCCACAAGCTGAATTGCTTATGGATGGCCAATTAATAAAGACCTTTAGAAAGGTCAAGCGTAATAATGAACCTAATTGGGAAGAATCTGTTGAATTTTTAGTACCATCTCAGACTGATAGCAAACTCACTTTGAAGATTTGGGATGACCACAAATCACACAGAGAGTTCTTGTGTGAATACAGCGGAACAGCATCTGAGATCATGGACTCCTTAAGTATGGGTGCATCTTCACTTGAGGCTTCACCACAAGGTTACATCAATGTAGACTTACAATGGAAATCAGTTCCAATGTCAGGATTGATCAAAGTCACTAGCAACAGCTTATCAGATCCTATTGGTGTACTGAAGATATTTGTTAGAAATGCTGAAATCAACTCTTCCCTATCCGGTATTGGTGACATTGATCCATACTTTTCTGTTTCATTGAACAATGTACAAAGATATAGGTCGAAATACCAGTCTGAAAACAGATCTCCAACATTCAATTATATGGTTTACGTTCCTGTTACATCAGATGGTCAAACAATCACGATAAGTTTATCCGACTACCAATCTGTTGGTTCAGATAGATTCATCGGTTCTGCAAGAGTTCCTGTTTCCAAGTTTGCTAAACGTGATAAAAAGACGGGTAGGTACCAACCTTATGATAAACTTGACAAGTCTGTCAAGCTTGATATATTGGACAAGAGAGGTGGTGAAACTGATGATTTTATCAACGCCTCATTTGCTTTTATTCCTGCTGTTCCAGTTTATTCTCCAGAAGAAATCGCTAATATTGAACCACTTGAATTAGAATTGAAGGAAGAGAAATCTAAATTTgagaaagaacaagaggACTTGAAACAGCGCATGGAGAAAAACCCAGATGATTATGAAGTGGTAGAAGTAAATGATCCATTTGAAGACaagcaaaagaaactaggtaagaaagaaaaggtaCCACTCCAAGAGTTATTAGATAACTATGCTGGTGTTTTGACCTTCCAGATATCGGAAGCTAGATTGAGTGATGCACCTGCTTATCTAGAAGTTgcatttgatgatatatCATTCCCATGCTTTATTTCGAAGCGTTCAAATAGCGGTAATCTTGATGCTCAAAGTGCAAATGCATTCATTCGAGATTTGGAATACAGTAAATTGTATTTGAGAATCACAACTAGGAGAATCGTAAAATCTATTGACGATATTATTGCGGAAGCAGCTTTTGATACCAAAGAGTTATTACATAGAGGTTACGGAAAGCCAATTGAACTTCAAGTGAATGACTCAAAGGTAACGATGACGTTCTTATACAACCCTATAACAGAAGAGTTGCCATGCAACGAAAGAGTCCAGGATACAGGCTACTTGAACCTAAACATTATATCAGGTTCCCATCTAATGGCAGCTGATAGAAACGGTAAGTCTGATCCATTCGTTggtatatatatcaatGGAAAACGTGTCTATAAGACACACACCGAAAAGAAAACTCTTGATCCAGTATGGAACGAGCATTGTAAAATTCCAATTCCATCAAGGTCGAGATCTAACGTGGTTATGCGTGTCTGGGATTGGGATAGAGCCGGCTCGAATGATGATTTGGGCTATGCAGACATCAACCTATCTGAAATGGAGATCAACAGAACATATGACTGGGAGTTACCTCTCAATACGCAAGGTTCTGTTAAGCTTTCTGCCACCTTCAATCCTGGTTATGTGAAACCTACTCTTGATGAAAAGGATGGTGGAGGTCTATCTGACGCGCCATTAAAGGCAATTGGCGGTGTTTCAGGAAATGTCGCCGATGCTGCTGGAAATGTCGCCGGTATTGCTGGTGCTGGTCTTGGAGCTGCAGCTGGAGGTTTGAGTAAAGGAGGTAAGCTACTCAAGTCATTAGGCCAAGGTAGAAAGTCTTTTGATAGCCATAGAAGTCACAAGAAATCCGGCATTGATGATAGAACCAACGAAGAAATCGCAAAGGAAGCCAAAGAAAGAACCGAGAGAGATATGGAGAATAAGGAATCAGGCGGCCCACATTTAGGTATCCCTAAAATGAAGAAGCCTAGTATGAATGGGTTGAGTCTTGGTGCTAGCCACATCACATCGCCATTCCATCATGACCATAACACTCAAGATACTCCACCTCAACAAATGTCAGAAACATTTGGTGACCACAACACTTCGAGTAATCAATCTACTCCAGGTATTGAAAGGATCTCTACTGCTAGTACGTTTGCTAGAACTTTGGGTCCAGATGCCGCCACTACTGGTACTCTAAAAATACTTTCCGGTGACAATTTGGGCCGCAACATTCAAATTAAAGTCTCACTAACACAGGCAGGCAGAATTAAGTATATTTACAAGACTAAGAAATGTAAAGCTGACAACAATGGGGACATTGAATTTCACGAGGACGTTCAATTTAAAGCTTCTCCAGAAGCTAACATTATCTTAGGTGCTGTCTCGGTGCATACTTTAGGTAAGGATAAGGAAGTCGGGTTCGGCCAAGTTAGTTTGAAGGACCCTAGTGTTCACATGGGACAACCAATCACAGTTAATGTGGGTGAAGGTCATGTAACGGTCCTAATCGACTACTACGCGGACCAAGCACCACCAGTGCCCGAAGTACCAATGGAATACAGAACTGAataa
- the RPL6A gene encoding 60S ribosomal protein eL6 (CAGL0L11462g~Ortholog(s) have RNA binding, structural constituent of ribosome activity, role in cytoplasmic translation, ribosomal large subunit assembly and cytosolic large ribosomal subunit, nucleolus localization), producing MTALKPQKWYPAEDVAVPKKTRKTARPQKLRASLVPGTVLILLAGRFRGKRVVYLKHMEDNTLLVSGPFKVNGVPLRRVNARYVIATSTKVDLSGVDVAKFNVEYFAREKLNKKEKKEAQMFPENSSKQVKAERVEDQKNVDKALLANIKKTPLLKQYLAASFSLKNGDKPHLLNF from the exons ATGACCGCGCTAAAA CCTCAAAAGTGGTATCCAGCTGAAGACGTTGCTGTCCCAAAGAAGACCAGAAAGACCGCTCGTCCACAGAAGCTACGTGCTTCTTTGGTCCCAGGTACCGTTTTGATCTTGTTGGCTGGTCGTTTCAGAGGTAAGAGAGTTGTCTACTTGAAGCACATGGAAGACAACACCTTGTTGGTCTCCGGTCCATTCAAGGTCAACGGTGTCCCATTGAGAAGAGTCAACGCTCGTTACGTCATTGCTACCTCCACCAAGGTCGACTTGAGCGGTGTTGATGTTGCTAAGTTCAACGTCGAATACTTCGCCAGAGAGAAGCTAAacaagaaggaaaagaaggaagCTCAAATGTTCCCAGAAAACTCCTCCAAGCAAGTCAAGGCTGAACGTGTTGAAGACCAAAAGAACGTCGACAAGGCTTTGTTGGCTAACATCAAGAAGACCCCATTGTTGAAGCAATACTTGGCTGCTTCCTTCTCTTTGAAGAACGGTGACAAGCCACACTTGTTGAACTTCTAA